Proteins co-encoded in one Candidatus Binataceae bacterium genomic window:
- a CDS encoding amidohydrolase family protein — protein sequence MGEHLDCVVDCDSHVMEPPDLWEKYIEPRFRDRAIRIATDADGLETLLIDNQPLLKGVLGGLGGANLPRQSLFVPGQIKYAEGCPPASYLPEERVRLLDEWGVDAGVLFPTVGILWDVAENDLASAYARAYNDWLNDFASGARARVIPIAHLALQDPTAALVELRRCLKLGFKGIFLAPEPINGQRFSHPDFDPIWHECEEAQIPVCLHVIVRFNRGPGLLGNFYQPGDFRAVYGFALGGFAQVVPAVMTMVADGLFDRFARLKVLCVEAGCGWAPYIMDRMDQKYELLGWSFPTRLKPSDYFRRNIWVVAEPQERTIGSVMDLLGEDRVLWGSDFPHIDSNLEAPHLVRASAGALSLDRQRKLLGANARSVFPL from the coding sequence ATGGGCGAGCACCTGGACTGCGTAGTCGATTGCGACTCTCACGTGATGGAACCGCCCGATCTGTGGGAGAAGTACATCGAGCCGCGATTTCGCGATCGTGCGATTCGCATTGCGACCGATGCGGACGGTCTCGAAACGCTGCTGATAGACAACCAACCGCTGCTCAAGGGAGTGCTGGGCGGACTAGGCGGCGCCAATCTGCCGCGCCAATCGTTGTTCGTGCCCGGCCAGATCAAATACGCGGAGGGGTGCCCGCCGGCGAGCTACCTGCCCGAGGAACGCGTCAGGCTGCTGGACGAATGGGGCGTGGATGCGGGCGTGCTGTTTCCGACCGTCGGAATTCTGTGGGACGTTGCGGAAAACGATCTCGCTTCCGCCTATGCGCGCGCCTACAACGACTGGCTGAATGATTTTGCTTCAGGTGCGCGCGCTCGCGTGATTCCGATTGCGCATCTGGCCTTGCAGGATCCGACCGCCGCGCTGGTCGAGTTGCGTCGCTGCTTGAAGCTCGGCTTCAAAGGAATCTTCCTTGCGCCGGAGCCGATCAACGGACAGCGCTTTTCACATCCCGATTTTGACCCGATCTGGCACGAGTGCGAAGAGGCGCAGATCCCGGTTTGTCTGCACGTGATTGTCCGCTTCAATCGTGGACCGGGTCTGTTGGGGAATTTCTACCAGCCCGGTGATTTTCGCGCCGTCTACGGCTTCGCGCTCGGGGGATTCGCGCAGGTTGTGCCAGCCGTCATGACGATGGTGGCTGACGGACTCTTCGATCGCTTTGCTCGACTCAAGGTTCTGTGCGTCGAAGCGGGATGCGGATGGGCACCGTACATCATGGACCGGATGGACCAGAAGTACGAGTTGCTCGGGTGGAGCTTCCCAACCAGGCTAAAGCCCTCCGACTATTTCCGGCGCAACATTTGGGTAGTCGCGGAGCCCCAGGAACGAACCATCGGGTCGGTGATGGATTTACTCGGTGAAGACCGGGTGTTGTGGGGCTCCGATTTTCCGCATATTGATTCCAATCTCGAGGCGCCGCACCTGGTTCGTGCCAGCGCTGGGGCCTTGAGCTTGGACCGCCAGCGCAAACTGCTCGGTGCCAATGCGCGATCAGTTTTTCCGCTGTGA